The Deefgea tanakiae DNA segment AGATTACAAAGCGCTGAAAGGCCATATCACCAATCCAACTTGGTTGCCAAGCCGCTCTCCTGCGCTATGGGTGGATATTGGGGTGGCAAGTGCAGTGACAGCCAAGACACAGAATCAAACAACGCTGATTGAGAAAAGCCTCCCGTCAGTGGCTACTACGCCAAAACCGATCCCCACAATCGCAACAACAGTCATCAATAATCATATTGCCGTAAAAGCCATCGCCAGCATGCCTGTGAGCGCTGCAAATCAAGCGAGCGAAATTCGTTTCTCATCAACGACGGTGATCAAGCCTAGCAATACAGTCGACAACAACCTGCAATTGCCAAGCGCTCCTACTGCGAACTTAAGCACACAAATCGTTAAAGCATGTGCCGCACCATGGTCTGCTAGTGTTTTATATGCAGCTGGCGATGTGATTAGTTTCGGTGGAAGCAACTATCAAGCTAACTCTCAAAATGTCGACAAGAATCCAAAACGTGTCAGTACGAATATCCTCAGCAGCAAGTTTTGGAAAAAACGCAAGGATTGGAAAAACTGGCGTAATCAAGGGCAATGCAGCAATACAGTCGCACCAGTAAATCCAGACTCAACGACAAAACCTATCGTGTCAGCAACTCCAGCTGTGACGATGCCCCCAGTGAATACGCCAACTCCCATCGTAACCATTAAGCCAGCAGGTACACCGACGCCTAGCGCGACGATTAAACCGGCAAACACGCCAACCCCAACACCGACTGAAGAAGCAGAAACGACCCCCATACCAACAACACCGGGACATGCTGTCACCACACCAACACCGACAGAAGACCCTGATGTCACGCTGCCGCCTACGACTGCGCCGCCGGTTATTACACCAGCACCTGTATCTGACCCAGTCAAACAAGCATTAAGCTTAGCAACTCAGCGGGCGATGTCGTATCAGCAGCTGCAATCGGCGGTGATTGCGGATATTTACGGTGATGCCAGCCTCAATGTTGCATTGAATCACACCACCGAAAGTATTGAAATTCATCGCTCAAATTCACTGTCAGCCATCCCATTCATCGTCGCAGATGATGGCAGCGGTATGGCTGCTGTTTCGCAAAATGGTAAAGGGCGCGCGTTGGCCTATGGTGCGAATGTTCTGCTTTGGATGGCCAACCAATCAAAGGAAACACAACACCTGCCGCTGTTTACCCGAGCTTTTAATTGGGTGGTGACTGGCAAAGCGAGTGGGCCTCTCCCTGCAACGCTCAGATTTACGACCGCAGGCTATGATGCCGCCACCGTCAGTCGCATGATTACTCGACTCGGCAAGAGCCCTTTGGTTGTCCCTTGTAATTTGGTCGATGCAAATAATACCTGCTGGCAAGATGCCGATCTCTTGGTGTTTGGCTCAGGCGTGAAAGACGACCCTGCCCTCGCAGCACTCGTTCGCAAATACCAAGAAAATGGCAAAGCCATTATTTATATGCACCCCAACTGGGTTGAGTCCGCAGGCGGTCGTAAAGTATTACAGGGCATCGGCATGGAGTTGGGTGGCTATCCTGGCAACTACTATGCCCCCTTGGCAGGTGTATCCGTTGGGGCTGACCGTAGCGCAGCAGATTCAATACAAAAAGCCGATCAGATGGGCGCCTTGGTCAGTGCCTTAACACAAATGGCGGACAATAACCCTAGCCTGAACATCAGTACCGAAACCGCAATGACCAATGCCATTTCGCAAATGCAAGATGAAATGGCGTGGATGCAAAAACGTGGCATTGATATCTTCACCGCGCCCAATGCGGACTTGCATCGATTATTGATTCAATGGGCTGATCTATACCGCCCAAGCATCCAATACGGCACGATTTTCCGCACGCGCGAGCCCGCCAAATTCTTGCGCACGTATGCGTCAGACTCTTGGGTTGCGTTTAATCGCGCTAGCACCACCGTCAACGCCACGGGTCAAGGCGATTACATGCCTGCTGTAGCGCAAACCATTCCAGTGAGTAGTACGAGTGAAACCATTGAAGTGACGATCGCCCAATCATCCGGTATCACTGCAATTGGTCGCGGTGCGATACCTGGCCAACCTGTGTATATCGAAGTGGTCAATGATGGCGGCACCAGCGGCCTGAATTTACAAACGAGCCATGTACGTGCCTATGGCAACCCACTGACCGACAAAGAAAGTGAGGGCTATAAACGCCCACGTGAACCACAATCCTTCCCAATCCCGCTGCAAGACACCGGAGAAAGCGTATTTGTCAGCCCTTTCGGTGGCCCACTCTTCCTTAGTTATAGCGGCGCAACGGCAGGACAAAGTGTCACATTAAGAATTCGTGGTGCAGCCAAGTACGCTCACTTTGACTTTACCAAACCACAAAGCGATGCCGATATTGCCGAGGCTGTTGCCGCGCTCAAGCGGGCTGATTTTGGCTGGCAAACGTCTAAATTTGTCGGTGGCGAAATCCAGCAAACGATAGGCTATGCAAAACAAGCGATCGGCAATGCGGATCCTAAAGTCGTGATTATCGATCAAGTTAAAGGCAGCTTGTTTGACTCCAACCACATTGCCAACGGCTACAACAATATGCCGATGAGCAATAATGTCTCGATGCTCTGCACCCAGTTTGGCTGGGATTGCACAGGGCCGATTCATCGCGCACCGGGCGTACAGCACTTTATTGGTTGGATCGCACAATGTGGCTTCCTTTGCTCTGGTAATCCATCGGATGGGTTTTCAGGCATTGGTGGCACCGGTTGGGGGCATGCCCATGAACTAGGCCACAACACGGTACAGCGCGTGATGCGCATTACTTTTAATGGCAAAGGCTGCGTGGTTGAATGTGATAACAATGTTCTCGCCAGCATTCAAATGATGCGCCAATTCAAAACGCTGGGCATCGACACTGGCCACCCAACGGATCACCCTGGCTTGTATCAACGGATTGTCACCAACCGCAATAGTGGACTCACTGGAGATGCCAAAATCCTCGACATGCAAACCAATTTATGGGACATGAACAAAGGCCAAAATCCAATGCGCGCAGTGCATTTCCAGCTCGCCTTCTTGTTCAGTAAATATCGTGTGCAGGAAGCAATTCCGAGCATGGAGACCACATTAGATTACTTCACATTACTCACCAAAGGAGACCGCTTGGTTGCTCGTGCTTGGGATGCCAATAGTAAAGACAAGTATGCAATGGGCAGATTTAGCAACAACACCATCAGTAATCCTGACTTGTTGTATGTGTTGAGTTCAAAAATCATCGGCAAAGACTTACGAACGATTTTTGCGATGTATGGCATGACCGTATCGCAAACAGCGCTCGACTCAGTCGCCAGCCTAGGTTTTCCTATCGTTTCTGAAGAGTTTTATGCATTAGCAAGCGGTAAGCACAATCAACCCAGTACAGGACAATGGGTTAATTTGACAGGGCAAACCCCAAGCTACCCTTATTAAGTTGAACAACGTCATCACTTAAAGAGGAACGAAAAAAAGCCCTTGCTAACGCAGCAAGGGCTTTTTGCTTTCTGGTGGATTATTTCGGGAAGTAATTTTTGAGTGGCTGTTTTAGATTTAACAACCACAAATCAGTCGCTTCACCGCTTGGTGCCACAACAAGGCTATCGCCATCAGGTAATTGGCCGTCTTTAATCAGCACATCATCAACGTCTTTACCACTGGCCAAATCCGTTTTTAGACCAAAATCGTTGTCGTTCATAATGGCAATGCCATTTTCAAAGAGCGCCAAACCTTCAGCTTTTTCAGCTTTCCAGCCGAGTTCACGCAAATCAAGTACGCGTTGTTTGCGTATCATTTTGACATTCGCCAACGCCTCTTTGCTCGCAAATTCAGGCTCTTTACCATCGATAGCCACCAGATTATCCGCGCCAGCAATATCAATCACATACAGCACATTGCGTAGCTTTTTGTCTTTGCCTTTACCTTGTTCGATCAACGCAAAGCGGGTGTCATCAATCGCCACCAAATCACCGATTTTTGCATCGCCGGTTTTTTTGTACGCATCCACATCGAGAGGATAAGCGAGGGTACGCGTTGCACCCGTGGCGGGGTCTAACTCAACAAGACGAATAAATTGCGCCGACGATTTGGTTTCACCATCCACATTCAGCGTTGACTGCAACATCGCATACACTTTGCCATTCGGTGTCACTGCCACCGCTTCAAAACCACGATTAGGTTGGCGATGTTTCAGCACCTCTGGCAAACCCTTGCCTGGCGCCAATTGTTTGAGCACTTTGCCGCTGGCGGCATCAACGTGCATCAAGAATGGACCATATTCGTCTGCCACCCACAGTTTGCCGTTCTTATCGCTGACGATGCCTTCAGGATCGATCCCACGCGTGCTGGCCTTCAGTGTTTTTAAGCTATCGGTTAGCGCGACTTCACCCGTTGCACCCACAGTGCCTTTGGGTAGCGGAAGGCCGCTGGCTACTTCACCATCAATCAAAAATGGCTTGCTTGAAATCACATCGGCGGACTGCTTGCGGGTTACTTTGATTTCGGCAAATCGCGGGGCGTAATCCGGCGCTAAGAAAATCTTCGCCTCACGCTTTTTTTCACCTTCAAGCACTTTAGGCGCATCGCCATTCGGGCCACGATCACCCGTTGCCCAAAAATACAAAGTGCCGTCTTTATCCATTTTCTTCAGCGCCAAACCCGATCCCGGCGCAAAACCAAAGCCTTTTGGAAACGCACTGACAAATGCACCATTGTAGGGAATATTTTCTTTGCTCGGACTTTGCACGGCATAGCGTTCAATCGATGCAATCGCAGGATGCTCGCTGGTTTGCAATTCAAAAGCGGGAGCCGCATGCACAAAGCCAGCCAAAAGGGCCGCAATAGGAAGTAACTTAAACATAGGATTTCTCAACTTGATGTGGGCTTACGGTGCGCGCGATAGTAGGCTCGTTGGATGACAGAACGATGACAAAAATCCAACTCAGTCAAAAAACAATACGTATATCTCCATAAGTATTAAAATTATTGATCTTCAAGCTTATACCCATAGTATAAATTGCAATTTATCCGCAACAATTCAACATCATACTGATGTATTTTGCATATTCAGCAACAATTTCATTGTTACTTTATTACATGGTCATAGCCATCTAGCTCAGGTAATCTTCTGCCTTGCTCAAGGTTTTAAAATTTTGGAGTCATCTGAATGTTGTCACCGATTTCGCGTTTTTGGTCTCGCCTCGCTTGGCTGCGCTGGGTTTTGCTATTGGTCATTGCTGTTGGCGGCTATTTTTACTTTACCCGCGAAAAGGTCGACCCTGCGAGCCAAGTGATTACCAGCGTGGTTAAACGCGGTGATGTCGAGGTATCGGTGCTAGCAACGGGCAAGGTTGAAGCGGCCAAAACGGTGGATGTCGGTGCGCAGGCCTCGGGGCAAATTCAGCGTTTATTAGTCAAATTGGGTGATCGCGTTAAAAAAGGCGATTTGCTGGCCGAGATTGATCCAAGCGTGTCGCAAAATGATTTTGACGAAGCGCAGATGTCCATCGAAGGCTTGCAGGCGCAAAAGACCATCAAGCAGCTGATGCTCGATGACGCCGAACAAGAGCTAGCGCGGCAAAAAACCATGATGGAAGGCGACGCGACACCGCGTAAAGAACTCGAATCGGCCGCCAATGCCGTCAAGATGCGCCAAGCCGAGATTCGCCAATTAGCTGCACAATTGCGCCAAGCGGAAATCAAATTGGCAACCGCCAAAACCAATCTGGGCTTTACGCGGATTTTGGCGCCCATCGACGGTGTCGTCGCCTCCATCGCGGTGAAAGAAGGCCAGACGGTGAATGCAATTCAATCTGCGCCAACGATTTTGACTTTGGCCGATATGGATACGATGAAAATTCAGGCACAAGTGGCCGAGGCCGACGTGGTTCGCCTGAAAGCGGGTACGCCCTTATATTTCTCAGTGCTAGGCGCGCCTGAAACCAAGATTAAGGCCATCGTGGCCGCTGTCGAGCCTACGCCACAAACCATCAACAATGCCGTGTTTTATAACGCGCTGTTTTATGTACCCAACCCGCAAGGCTTGCTGCGCCTACAAATGACCGCGCAGGTGACTTTCATTTTGGCAGAAGCGCGCAATGTGCTGACGATTCCGGTAGGCGCAATTGGCAAAAAAGGCGCGAACGAGCAATTTGCAGTTCAAGTGCTCGATGCGCAAGGGCAGATTCAAGATCGCACGGTGAACATTGGCTTGCGCGGGAATATTGTCGCAGAAGTGAAATCGGGCTTAAAAGAAGGCGATAAAGTCGTGATCGGCAATGGCAGTGCTGACGATGTGGCTGCACCTGCGAAACGCAAATCAGGCAAGGTCTCGGTGCGCGCATGAGTACGCCGGTGATTGAGCTAACGGGAATCGGCCGCGTTTTTCCCGCTGGTGATCAGCAAATCCGTATTCTGGACGACATCAATATCGTCATCGAAGCGGGCGAAATGGTCGCGATCATTGGGCAATCAGGCTCGGGCAAATCAACCTTGATGAATATTCTGGGTGGGCTCGACAGCCCATCGGAAGGCTCGTATCGCTTTAAT contains these protein-coding regions:
- the macA gene encoding macrolide transporter subunit MacA, producing the protein MLSPISRFWSRLAWLRWVLLLVIAVGGYFYFTREKVDPASQVITSVVKRGDVEVSVLATGKVEAAKTVDVGAQASGQIQRLLVKLGDRVKKGDLLAEIDPSVSQNDFDEAQMSIEGLQAQKTIKQLMLDDAEQELARQKTMMEGDATPRKELESAANAVKMRQAEIRQLAAQLRQAEIKLATAKTNLGFTRILAPIDGVVASIAVKEGQTVNAIQSAPTILTLADMDTMKIQAQVAEADVVRLKAGTPLYFSVLGAPETKIKAIVAAVEPTPQTINNAVFYNALFYVPNPQGLLRLQMTAQVTFILAEARNVLTIPVGAIGKKGANEQFAVQVLDAQGQIQDRTVNIGLRGNIVAEVKSGLKEGDKVVIGNGSADDVAAPAKRKSGKVSVRA
- a CDS encoding esterase-like activity of phytase family protein, with translation MFKLLPIAALLAGFVHAAPAFELQTSEHPAIASIERYAVQSPSKENIPYNGAFVSAFPKGFGFAPGSGLALKKMDKDGTLYFWATGDRGPNGDAPKVLEGEKKREAKIFLAPDYAPRFAEIKVTRKQSADVISSKPFLIDGEVASGLPLPKGTVGATGEVALTDSLKTLKASTRGIDPEGIVSDKNGKLWVADEYGPFLMHVDAASGKVLKQLAPGKGLPEVLKHRQPNRGFEAVAVTPNGKVYAMLQSTLNVDGETKSSAQFIRLVELDPATGATRTLAYPLDVDAYKKTGDAKIGDLVAIDDTRFALIEQGKGKDKKLRNVLYVIDIAGADNLVAIDGKEPEFASKEALANVKMIRKQRVLDLRELGWKAEKAEGLALFENGIAIMNDNDFGLKTDLASGKDVDDVLIKDGQLPDGDSLVVAPSGEATDLWLLNLKQPLKNYFPK
- a CDS encoding ImpA family metalloprotease, with protein sequence MPKLTRLFFNSVSFLLCSSISFAAPLWQSNTAYQINDIVTFEGRDYKALKGHITNPTWLPSRSPALWVDIGVASAVTAKTQNQTTLIEKSLPSVATTPKPIPTIATTVINNHIAVKAIASMPVSAANQASEIRFSSTTVIKPSNTVDNNLQLPSAPTANLSTQIVKACAAPWSASVLYAAGDVISFGGSNYQANSQNVDKNPKRVSTNILSSKFWKKRKDWKNWRNQGQCSNTVAPVNPDSTTKPIVSATPAVTMPPVNTPTPIVTIKPAGTPTPSATIKPANTPTPTPTEEAETTPIPTTPGHAVTTPTPTEDPDVTLPPTTAPPVITPAPVSDPVKQALSLATQRAMSYQQLQSAVIADIYGDASLNVALNHTTESIEIHRSNSLSAIPFIVADDGSGMAAVSQNGKGRALAYGANVLLWMANQSKETQHLPLFTRAFNWVVTGKASGPLPATLRFTTAGYDAATVSRMITRLGKSPLVVPCNLVDANNTCWQDADLLVFGSGVKDDPALAALVRKYQENGKAIIYMHPNWVESAGGRKVLQGIGMELGGYPGNYYAPLAGVSVGADRSAADSIQKADQMGALVSALTQMADNNPSLNISTETAMTNAISQMQDEMAWMQKRGIDIFTAPNADLHRLLIQWADLYRPSIQYGTIFRTREPAKFLRTYASDSWVAFNRASTTVNATGQGDYMPAVAQTIPVSSTSETIEVTIAQSSGITAIGRGAIPGQPVYIEVVNDGGTSGLNLQTSHVRAYGNPLTDKESEGYKRPREPQSFPIPLQDTGESVFVSPFGGPLFLSYSGATAGQSVTLRIRGAAKYAHFDFTKPQSDADIAEAVAALKRADFGWQTSKFVGGEIQQTIGYAKQAIGNADPKVVIIDQVKGSLFDSNHIANGYNNMPMSNNVSMLCTQFGWDCTGPIHRAPGVQHFIGWIAQCGFLCSGNPSDGFSGIGGTGWGHAHELGHNTVQRVMRITFNGKGCVVECDNNVLASIQMMRQFKTLGIDTGHPTDHPGLYQRIVTNRNSGLTGDAKILDMQTNLWDMNKGQNPMRAVHFQLAFLFSKYRVQEAIPSMETTLDYFTLLTKGDRLVARAWDANSKDKYAMGRFSNNTISNPDLLYVLSSKIIGKDLRTIFAMYGMTVSQTALDSVASLGFPIVSEEFYALASGKHNQPSTGQWVNLTGQTPSYPY